The Luteolibacter rhizosphaerae region GAAAGCTGGCGCAGCAGGTCCAGGATCCGGGTCGCGGATTCACGGTCCAGGTCGCCCGTCGGTTCGTCCGCTACCAGCAGCTCCGGGTTCGCCACCAGCGCCCGCGCGATCGCCACCCGCTGCTCCTGCCCGCCGGAAAGCTCGGATGGCGTGTGATGCATCCGGTCGGCCAGACCCACCAACGTCAGTGCGGATTCCACCCGCTCGCGGCGCTCCTTCTTCGACATCGGCGCGAGTAGCAGTGGCAGCTCCACGTTCTCGAAGGCGCTCAGCACCGGCACCAGATGGTAGAGCTGGAAGATGTAGCCCACATGGTTCGCCCGCCACTTCGTCAGCTCGCGGCGGTTGAGCTTCGCGATCTCGCGCCCGCCGATCACCAGCGAGCCCTCCGTCGGCGAATCGATCCCTGAAAGCAGGTTCAGCAAGGTCGTCTTCCCGGATCCGGAGGGACCCATCAGCGCGAGGAATTCACCCCTCGCCACCTCCAGGTCGAGCTTTTCCAGCGGGGTCACGATGGTGGTACCCTTGCGATAGCTCTTCGAGAGCGCGCGACATTCGATCATGATCTCCTTCATGGCAGCTTCGGGTTAACGCGTTGGCCCTCGCGCAGGCCTTGGGGTGAAAGGACGACTTGTTCTCCGGGGCGCAGTCCGTCCGCGATGCGGACCATCCCCTCGCGTGATTCGCTGCTGGCTTGCACCGCCCGCTTCGTCACGCGCTTCGTTTCCGGGTCGCACACCCATACGCTGCCGCCATCCACCGCCTCCTGCGGTGCCCATGTCGCCAGCGCACCGGCCGCAGCCGGCGTGGTCACGCTGCTCCCGCCACTCATGAATTCCACCCGGGACAGCATCTCCGGGCGTAGTTGCTCGGTGGGCTTCTCGATCCTCACCTTCGCTTGCAGCGTGTTGCGTTGCACATCCGCCTCGCCGGTGATGCGGGTCACCTCACCTTCGAAGATCGTGTCCGGCAGCAGGCTACAGCGCACCTTCGCCTTCTGCCCCACGCTCAGCTTCGCCGCATCCGCCAGTGGCACATCCACCCGCACCTGCAGCTTCGTGGGATCGTACAGCACCGCGATCGTCGAACTGTCGGGGTCATCCATCAGCAGCATCTTCTTCTGCCCCGGTGCCGCCGCCAGCCGCAGCACCCGGCCCGTGATGGGGGAGGGGATCCTCGTTCGGGAAAGCGCCAGCTTCGCTTGATCCACCGCCACCGCCGCCACCTCGATCTGGTCCGCCTTCGCTTCGGTCTCCAGGTTCACGCGGTTGATCTCCGCTTCCAGTTCCGCCGCCTCGGACTGCGTCGCCAGATGCAGCGAGCGCTCGCGTTCATACCGCAGCCGCGCGGATACCACATCCGCCGCGGAGATCGCTCCCTTCAGATCCTTGATCCGTGAGTAACGGTCCTCCGCCTCGTCTTCGGACGTCTTCGCCGCCGTGATTCGCGTAGCCATTCCTTGCAGCCGCTTCTTCAGCGTCTCCACCATCGCCCGGTGCGCTGTGCATTCGGACTCCAGCGCCTTGTGGCTGCGCTCGGCAGAGGCCAGCACCAGCTTCGCATCGCTGTCGATCAGGGTGGCCAGAGCCTCGCCTTGCTTCACCGCCTGACCTTCCAGCACGTGGACCTGATCGATCACGCCGTCGATCAGCGCCGTCGCCTTCGTCGGCAGCGGATCCGGTTCGATCCACCCGCTGGCCTGGAACAGCATGCTGCCCCCGCTGCTGGTGTTGGTCGTCGTAGCGGTTTCCTCGCTGGCCGTGGCCAGCACGGTCGCCGTGGAGACATCGGGCGCAGGCAGCAGCCGGTCGCGGAAGAGGGCGAAGAATAAGAGCGCGAAGCACGCAAGCAGGCCGACCGGGATGATCCACGCAGGCACCCTCGGGGCTGCTTGGCTCTCCGGCTCACGGCGGGTGAGGGAATCGAGAGATGGGGTCATAAAAGGAATCGGGAGAGATGACACCCCGGTTAAGGGGCGGTAAATCGGCCGCACAAAGGCGCGACCGGGCAACGGCTCAAGGCCGATGCTTCACAGTCTCCAGACTCCAAGAATCGCCCGCTGTCGGCAGGGCTCGTCGGGACCGCGGATCGGCGTCGCCGCGGCATAGCTTTCCGTCGGCACGATCGCCACCGGTGGCAGCAGGAAGGGCTGCGGTGGCAGGTCCACCGCCATCAGCGGCGGCACCCCCTCCGGCGCGCCGATCGGTGGCGCATCCGGCAGTTCGTCCACCTGCACACAGCAGTGGGAATCGTGTTTCGTCTCCTTCTTGCACTTCGAGCAGCAGGCCTTCTCGCCTGCCGCTTTCAGTTCGTTCTCGATCAGACAGACGCGCACGGGGGCGGCTGCCAGCGGGACCATCATCCCGAGGCATGCCAGCAGGAACGCTGCAATGACCCGTCGCATCACGAAAACAAATCTCATCAGTGGGAGTTCAGGGTCAAGGGGATATTCCCCCGATTCCTGCCTGCCGCGGCCCGATAGCCGCGGCAGGTCGCCATCATCGGATCAATGCAGGTGCAGTTCGAAGCGCTCGGTCACCGCCTTCGCGTCGGCTGCCGTCTTCACCACCAGGATCATCGGCACGTGCGCACCGGCAGGCAGGGCCTTGTCGGAGATCAGCACGTTGGCATCCGCATCCTTGCCCTTGGCGAAGGCCAGCTTCACCGGGGCGGAGCGCTCGCCGCTCGTGCCGCTGATCGTCTGCGCCTCGATCGGCAGGGTCTTCTTGTCCTTGTCGAGGAACACGATCCGGGCCTTGCGCTCTTTGTCCACGACGACTTCGAGCGTGAAGCCGCCCTTGGATTCGACCAGGTGGCCGCCGTTAGGGCCCTTCTCGGCATGCTCGTGCCCTTCCTCGTCTTCATGCTCGTGATCGTGGTCATGCTTGGCATGCTCCTCCTTGCTCTCCTTGGAGTGGTCGTGATCGTGGTCATGCTTCTCTTCGGCGAAGGCAAGCGGGGTTCCGATCAGGGCGAGCAGGATCAACAGTTTCGGTTTCATTGGTCTTGGTATGGGGTTGTCGGTTTTCGGTTCAGACGTGTTTATCGGTGAATTCATTCAGTGGGTGGCAGGGGCATGAAGCGCCAGGGCCCGCTCCGCGGCTTTCTTGCCGAAGAGACGGAACACCGCCGGCGTCACGGCGAAGTCGAGGAAGGTCGAGGTGATCAGACCGCCCACGATGCAGATCGCCACCGGGCTCAGGATCTCCTTCCCCGGCTCGCCCATGGAGATCACGAAGGGAATCAGCGCGATCCCCGCGGAGAGCGCCGTCATCGTCACCGGGACGAAGCGCTCCAAGGTGCCGCGCTGGATCATGCGATCCGTGAATCCCTCGCCCTCATGCTTCATCAGGTGCAGGTAGTGCGAGATCATCATGATCCCGTTCCGGGCCGCCACACCCCCTACGGCGATGAAGCCCACCAGCGTGGCGATGCTGATGTTCCCCACGAGGATCCAAGTCAGCCAGAGGCTTCCCATCAGTGCCAGTGGCAGGTTCAACAGCACCTGGATGGCCAGCATCAGGCTCTTGAAGTAGCTCCACAGCAGCATCACGATCACCACCAGGATGACCGTGAAGAGCACCGCGATCCGTTCGGATGCGGCCTTCTCCGCTTGGAATTCTCCCTCGTAGCTGATGAAGGTTCCCTCCGGCAGCTTGATCTCCGCCGCGACCTTCTCCTGGAGCTGGCGCACCAGTTCGCCCGCATTCCGCTGGGTGGGCGTGATCGAGACGATGTAGCGGCGCTGCGTGTTCTCGCGCATCACCGAGCTGGGCCCGGAGGCTTCGCGGACGTCGGCCACGAGCTTCAGCGGGATGTTGCGACCGGTCTTGGTGTGGACCGGTAGCTCGCGGATCTTCTCCGGATCGTTCCGCCACTCCAGCGGCAGCCGGATCGCCAGGTCGATGGTGCGCTGGTTCTCCCGGAGCTGGGAGATGGAGGCACCACCTAACAGCATCGAGAGTTCCGAGTTCAGTTCGCCGGGCGTCACTCCGTGGGCGAGGGCCCGCTCGCGGTCCAGTTCGATCCGGAGCTGCGGGATCGGTGCCTGCTGGTCCAGCTTCGCATCCTCCAGTCCCGGGATCGTCTTCGCGATCGCCTGGATCTTGGTGCCGATCTCCGTGATCGCCGTCATGTCCTGGCCGAAGACCTTTACCGCGACCGGTGCCGTCACGCCGCTCAGCAAGTGGCTGATGCGGTGCGAGAGCGGCCCCGAGAGAATGCTGAAGGTGCCGGGCACCGTCTTGATCCGCTTGCGGATGTCCTCGAGCACCTCCTTGGTACTGCGGTCGCTGACGTCCTTCTTGAAGTCGATATCGAACTCGGCATTCGAGATCGGCACGACGTGATCGCTGCGCTCCGCACGCCCGATCCGGCGGCCGATGTGGTTGACCTCCGGCACCTGCCGGATCTGGTTCTCCACCGCCTTGGCGAGGTGTTCCATCTCCGCCAGCGAGGTTCCCGGCGCGGCTGCGGTGGTCACGATCACGGTCTCCTCATGGAAGGCGGGCAGGAAGTCCTTGCTCATCTTCGGGTAAAGCGTGAGCGCGAAGGCGAAAAGAATCGCCACCAAGGCAATCACGATGGTCGGGTGCCTCAGGCTCACGCGCAGCAGGGTAGCGCTCAGGAGCTTCTTCATTCCTCTGACCAGAGCGCCGTCCGCATGATGGGCAGGACCCTTGGGCCGCTCTCTGAGCAAGAGCGAACAGAGCACCGGGATCGCGGTGAGGGACACCACGAAGGAGGCGATCATGCTGACGATCGTGGCGATGGCGATCGGCGCGAAGAGTCGGCCCTCCACGCCGGCCAAGCCGAGCAGGGGCACGAAGACCAGCACGATCAGGACCGTCGCGTAGAGGATCGAGTTTCGCACCTCTCCCGAGGCTTGGGCGATCACCTCCAGCTTGGGCAGGGGATTTGCCAGATTGGCATTCTCCTTCAGTCGCCGGAAGACGTTCTCCACGTCCACGATCGCATCGTCCACGACCATCCCGATCGCGACCGCGAGCCCTCCCAGGGTCATGCTGTTCACGCTCATCCCGAACCATTTGAAGGTAAGTAGCGTGATCGCGAAGCTCAGCGGCATCGCCATCAGCGTGATGAAGGTGGTCCGGAAGTTCAGCAGGAACAGGAACAGGATGATCACCACCATCACCGCCCCATCGCGGATCGCTTCCATCAGGTTGTTGATCGAGCGGTCGATGAAGTCGCGCTGGCGGAATAGGATCGTCGCCTCCACGCCCTCGGGAAACGAAGGCTGCAGCTCCTCGATCGCCGCCTCGATCTTTTCCGTGAGATCGACGGTGTCGAAGCCCGGGGCCTTCACGATGCTCATGATCACCCCGGGCGTGCCGTTCACGCTTGAGTCGCCCCGCTTCGGTTCGGTGTCCCATGCCACTTTCGCGACATCGCCGATGCTGATGGGGCGTCCGTTGACCAGCTTGACAACCGTCTTGGAGATGTCCTCGAGCTGGATGGTCATCGCCAGGTTGCGCACCATGATTTCTTGCGAGCCGGTATCGATGAAGCCACCGGTGGAATTGGTGGCCGCCTCGCGGACGGCTTGTTCGAGTTCTTCGATCGACACGCCGTTCGCCTGCATCCGGAAGGGATCCGGTTGGACTTGGGCCTGCTTCACTCCGCCACCCATGTTCAAGACCTCGGCCACGCCGGAGATCGACTGGAGGCGCATCCGGATGTTCCAGTCCGCGATGGTGCGCACGTCCATCGGGGCTGTGCTGCCATCCGGGCTGCGGACACCGATGAGCAGGACTTCACCCATGATCGAGGCGACCGGGGTCAGATAGGGCTCGGTGCCCTCCGGTAGGGACTCGCGGGCGCTCTGGAGACGTTCTTGGACGAACTGTCGCGCCTTGTAGATATCCGTGCCCCAGTCGAATTCGGCGAACACGAGGGAGAGCGCGATGTCCGAGGTGGAGCGCAGCCGGTTCAGGCCAGCGATCCCCATGAGCGAGCTTTCTACCGGTTGGGTTACCAGGGTTTCGACTTCTTCCGGCGCGAGGCCGGGAGCCTCGATCAGGATGGTGACAGTCGGCTTCGTAAGGTCGGGAAGGACTTCAACCGGTAGCTCCCGCCCGGTCTTGAAACCGGCGGCGAGCAGGATGATGGCAAGCCCGATGATGATCGCCCGGTTCCGGAGCGACCAGCGGATGAGTAGGTTCAACATCGGCTCAAGCTTGTTCGGTGGTTCCGTCTGGACCCTTGCGCTTGGTGATCGAGGTGATCACCAGCAACACCGCCAAGACACCGGTGGAGATCATGAACAGCAGCTCGCGGCTGCTTACGCTGCCTTCACTGCCGTGATCATGTCCCGCTTCTCCACCGCCTTCGGCCTTGGCCTTTGCGGCAGCCGCTTGCTCCGGCGTCATCTCGGAGCCGTCTTCGTTGTGGGTGTGGCCGTGGGCCGCATCCATGGCTTCTTTCAGCGAGATCCCCCCGCCGCCCCCGGCAAAGCCGAGGGAGTAGGAACCACGGGTCACGACCTCGTCGCCGGGGTAGAGCCCGTCAACGATCTCGACCCGGTCCCCGCTGGCCTCTCCGACCTGCACGTTCACCCGGTCGAAGGCGTTCGCGAGGGTCACATGCTTGACATAGACGTGCCGGTTGGCCGGATTGCCTTGGAGCGCGTCCTTCGGCACGGAGAGCACGTTCTCGCGGATGCCGCTGAGGATCGTGAACTCCGCCCGCATCCCGGGCCGCAGGATGCCATCGGCATTCGGCAGCTTGAAGTAGGCGTCGATCGTGCCGCTCTCCTGGTCGGCCGCCGTGCCGAAGCGCAGCAGCTCGCCTTCGAACTCCCGTTCTCCAAGCGCCGCCACCTTGATCTTCGCCTTGGCTCCGGGCTTGATCGATCCGGCCTGATACTCCGGCACCCGCGAGACCGCATAGACTTCGGAGAGATCCGTGATCTCTAACAGGGCCTTGTCCGGCTCCACCGGATCGCCCAGCCGCGCGTCGGAGTGCATCACCAGCCCCTTGATGGGAGAGGAGAGCGGGATCACGGGCGGCGGATCACCGGGTTGGCGGCTTTCCACCTTCGCTATGACTTGGCCTTCGGATACCGTGTCGCCGGGGTTGACGTTCAGTTCGACCAGTCGCCCGGAGATACGGCTGCTCACCGCTCCGGTGCGACCCGGGATCACCTCGACCCGCCCGAGGGCGAAGGCGCTTTCCTCGAAGGTCGATTCCTCGACCGTGACCGTCTCGATCCCGAGGTTCTTCACGCCTTCCTCGGTCAGCAGCACCGTCCCGGCGCCGGGTCCCGCTGCCTTCAGCGCGGAGTAGGGGAGGCACAGCGCTCCCAGCATGCAATAAACGGAAAATTTCATCTTCTAACAGAAAGGGTTCAGGGTTTCGCCAGCGCCGATTCGTAGCGCACGCGGGCGAGGTGGAATTCACGCAGGGCGTCCAGTCGGGCGGCCATCAGTTGGACCTGCTTCTCGCGGGTCCGGAACACGGTTTGGATCTCACCTTGTCCCTTCTTGTAGGCCTCCTCCGCCGCCTTTGCTTGCTCGTCCGCCAGCGGCAGCAGGCCATTCTGCGCTTCGCCCAGGAGCTTCAGCCACTCCTGCATTTCCGCCTTGGCCGCCTCCGCTTCCAGGCGGATGCCGCGGGCCAGGGCGCTGGCTTCCTTCTCCATGCGTTCGTGCTTGGCCTTGGCCTCCTCGATCGCCCCCTCGTTCTTGTTCCAGAGGGGCAGGGGAAGGGTGAAGCGAAGGCCCATGATGCCCTCGCGGTCGTAGCCCTCCGGTGCATCTTCCGAGCGTTCGGCCCCGAAGAAGACCCCGGCCTCCACGTCCTCGTAGCGCTTCGATTGCTCGACCGCCACGTTCTGTCCCGCCGCCTGAGCTCCCAGCACCGCCGCCTGGAAGTCGGGCCGCTTCGAGGGATCCACCGCGCTCGCCGGCAGACTCGCCTCCGGCAAGCTCCCGCCTACATGCAGCGGTTCGTTCGGCCTGACCCCGAGCAGCGGCTTGATCTCGCCGATCGCTGCAGCCTCGCTGGCATCCAGTTGGCGCATCTCCAGCGTCAGGCTCGCCGCCTCGAGCTTCGCCTGCCCGGCATCGAGCGGTGATCCCTCGCCCTTCTCGGCCACGCCGGAGAGGAACTCCGCGAACTCCTTGGAGAGCGCTTCCTGGTCCTTCAGCAGCTCGCGGCGCTTCCGCACGGCCAGCACCTTCACGATGCCTTGCCGGGCCTCGGCGATGAGTTGGCGCTCGACCTCGCGGACCTCCGCCTGCGCCACCTTCACCTCGGTTGCGGAGACGTTCTTTTCCAGCCGCAGCCGGTTGGTCACGGGGAAGCGCTGGGAGAAACCGATCTCCAGCGAGCGCTCGCGGTAGCGGGGATCATGGGACATCTCGATTCCCAGCTCGGGATTCGAAAGTCGTCCGGATTGCGTCTGGCGGCCCTGCGCTTCGCGGATGCGGAGCCGGGCGGCGGCCAGACCGGGATTTTGGGCGCGGACCCGGTCTCCCACGCTCGCAAGCGAGATGACGACGCCGGGTTCGGCATGGCCCATGGAGATCGCGGCACACCAGGCCGCGATGGCACGGGGAATAAAACGGTGCATGGATGAAAGGGAGCCGTCCCTATGTTCAAAGACACGGGACGGATGAATCACTTGGAAAACCTTTGAAGGAACTCCGCCGGCCGACAAAGGGGCCATGGCGGATGGACGGCGGGCACACGGGCCGGCCGGAGCATCGGAATCTCGATGCTCAGATCAAAGGCGGCTTATCCAAGGCGAAGACCGGCTCGTCGGGCTTCAGCGCGGAGTGCCATGCGACATCCACACGGGATCCGCCCGGAGGCAGGATCGTGTAGCGGAGCAGCTCGTCACCGGCCAGCGCTCCCGTATGGCAGCAACTGTTCGCGTGATGGTGCTCGTGCGGTCCCGGAGGGCAATCCGGGCCATGGCCGTGATCGTGGCCATGGGAATCCCCGCCGCCCTCTTCGTCGTGACCGCCGTGGTCATGATCGTGGCCGCAGCTGTGCTCCATCTTCGGCTCCGAGTGGACATGGTCCATCGCGAGCACGCGACCGCAGAGCCCGGCGATTACGCCGAACACCAGCAGCCATGAAAGCCAACCGCGCACGCTTCCGAAGAAACTCCCTTATATCTATTCTGCAAGCTGAAACCACCGGCACCCGGTCCCGAAGATCCCGCTTCCCTCCCTCCGTCTGTCTGCCGAAGATCCGGCGATGCCTGTCGCCGAGCCCCAGAAGGAACTCCGCTTTACCCGTGCGGGACAGGCCCTCGTCTTCGCGATTCTCGCCGCCGTGCTGGTCATGGTCGCCCTCGTCTTCTTCCTCCTCGCCCCCCACCGGCCGGACCACCCGGTCCTGCCGCACCCGGCTTGGGGTTTCCTGCCGCTGGCCCTCGCCCTGCTGGCCGCCCGCCTCGCCTGGCACTGCGCCCGCCACGCCTACATCCTGCTCAGCCCCATCGGCGTGGAGATCTTCCCCTTCTTCCGCCCGGCCGCGAACATGCAGGTCATCCCATGGGCCCAGATCGCCGCCGCCGAAGTGGGCGACAAAATGCTCACCCTTCACTTCTCCGCCGAGAAAACCGCCGGCATCCACCTCGCCCTTTCCCCGATCGCCAAGGACCGCCGCGAACTCCTCGCCAAGGCGATCCGCGGCCGTCTGCCGTCATAATCCGATGTTCGGGTTGGACGTCCGGTCCCCGATGTTCAATTTCCCCGCATGCGCCCGCCATCACGACAGATCCTTTCCGTAGAAGAAGCCTTCGGCCAGCAGGGCTGGCACTGCGAGGCGGTCGAGGGCAAGGACGTCCTGCGCGCGGTCTTCACCGCCCACCACACCCGCATCGAGATGATCGTTCAGGCCTACCCGCCCATGAACGCACTCGCCATCATGGGTGAAATGCCCCTGCCGCTGGACGAGGAACACCAGCCCTACCTGCTCGAACTCCTCGCCCGCGCGAACAAGACCCTCAACCTCGGCGGCTTCGAATACGACCTCGACCGGCAGCGCCTCGTCTTCCGCATCACGAACCTCTTCGACAAGGAGCGCTATGATGCCGACATCGTCTCTTCCATGGTCCACTGCACCGTGGCCGAGATGGACCGCATCGCCCCCTACGCCTCCACCGTCATCCGCACCCCGGAAGATCTTCTCGACGATCTCGACCTCAAACGCCTCCTTCAACGCGAAGACTTCATCCCTCCCGTCCCGGGAGATGAGGACGACCTGCCCTGACCGACCGCCACCATCGCCATGAAAGCCATCTGCCTCCTTCTTGCCTCCGCCGGAATCGCTTGCGCTGCCGATGCCGCTCACCCCGCCGATGCCTGGGAGTTCACCTTCGAGTCCGGCTACCTCTGGAACATCGGCTCGAACACCGATATTGACTACGAGATCGCACCCACCCAGCTCACCTTCCGCAGCCCTACCGTCCTCGATTGGTTCGCCGGGGCGGATGGCTCGCGCCTCGTCGTCCGCAGCCGCTTCTCGCTCCTCGGCGAGTCCATCGTCGAAGGCCCGGAGGACTACTACATCGGCATCAATGGCGCCCCCTCCATCGAATACTGGTTCCCCGATCAGAAGACCTCCGCCTTCTTCTCCATCGGCGGCGGCTTCGGGTGGACGAATTCCACCCGCGACCCGGAAGGCCAGGGCCAGGACTTCACCCTGAACTGGTTCTCCCACCTCGGCCTGCGCCGCGAGATCTCGCCGAACCTCTCGGTACTAGGCGGGGCGTACTTCATCCACCACTCGAACGGCGGCCAGACCGACCCGAACCCCGGCATCGACGCCCTCGGCTTCACCCTCGGCCTCGGCTGGCGCTTCTAGTCATTTCCCCACCACGGGCCACCCGTCCTTCCACTTCAGCGGCAGCATCCGCAGGTCGGATCTCCCCCTGCGGTCCTTGTCGTAGAAGTGGTGCACCAGCATCTCCTTGCCCTTCTCCGCGAAGATCGAGGCATGCCCCGGCCCGATGAACCGCCCTTCCGTCGCGAGGAAGGCCGAGCCCCCGCCATCCTTCAGATCTACCCCGTCGCGGTCCACGTAGGGCCCCCTCACATCCCTGCTCCGCCCCACC contains the following coding sequences:
- a CDS encoding efflux RND transporter periplasmic adaptor subunit; the protein is MTPSLDSLTRREPESQAAPRVPAWIIPVGLLACFALLFFALFRDRLLPAPDVSTATVLATASEETATTTNTSSGGSMLFQASGWIEPDPLPTKATALIDGVIDQVHVLEGQAVKQGEALATLIDSDAKLVLASAERSHKALESECTAHRAMVETLKKRLQGMATRITAAKTSEDEAEDRYSRIKDLKGAISAADVVSARLRYERERSLHLATQSEAAELEAEINRVNLETEAKADQIEVAAVAVDQAKLALSRTRIPSPITGRVLRLAAAPGQKKMLLMDDPDSSTIAVLYDPTKLQVRVDVPLADAAKLSVGQKAKVRCSLLPDTIFEGEVTRITGEADVQRNTLQAKVRIEKPTEQLRPEMLSRVEFMSGGSSVTTPAAAGALATWAPQEAVDGGSVWVCDPETKRVTKRAVQASSESREGMVRIADGLRPGEQVVLSPQGLREGQRVNPKLP
- a CDS encoding acyloxyacyl hydrolase; protein product: MKAICLLLASAGIACAADAAHPADAWEFTFESGYLWNIGSNTDIDYEIAPTQLTFRSPTVLDWFAGADGSRLVVRSRFSLLGESIVEGPEDYYIGINGAPSIEYWFPDQKTSAFFSIGGGFGWTNSTRDPEGQGQDFTLNWFSHLGLRREISPNLSVLGGAYFIHHSNGGQTDPNPGIDALGFTLGLGWRF
- a CDS encoding TolC family protein; its protein translation is MHRFIPRAIAAWCAAISMGHAEPGVVISLASVGDRVRAQNPGLAAARLRIREAQGRQTQSGRLSNPELGIEMSHDPRYRERSLEIGFSQRFPVTNRLRLEKNVSATEVKVAQAEVREVERQLIAEARQGIVKVLAVRKRRELLKDQEALSKEFAEFLSGVAEKGEGSPLDAGQAKLEAASLTLEMRQLDASEAAAIGEIKPLLGVRPNEPLHVGGSLPEASLPASAVDPSKRPDFQAAVLGAQAAGQNVAVEQSKRYEDVEAGVFFGAERSEDAPEGYDREGIMGLRFTLPLPLWNKNEGAIEEAKAKHERMEKEASALARGIRLEAEAAKAEMQEWLKLLGEAQNGLLPLADEQAKAAEEAYKKGQGEIQTVFRTREKQVQLMAARLDALREFHLARVRYESALAKP
- a CDS encoding efflux RND transporter permease subunit yields the protein MLNLLIRWSLRNRAIIIGLAIILLAAGFKTGRELPVEVLPDLTKPTVTILIEAPGLAPEEVETLVTQPVESSLMGIAGLNRLRSTSDIALSLVFAEFDWGTDIYKARQFVQERLQSARESLPEGTEPYLTPVASIMGEVLLIGVRSPDGSTAPMDVRTIADWNIRMRLQSISGVAEVLNMGGGVKQAQVQPDPFRMQANGVSIEELEQAVREAATNSTGGFIDTGSQEIMVRNLAMTIQLEDISKTVVKLVNGRPISIGDVAKVAWDTEPKRGDSSVNGTPGVIMSIVKAPGFDTVDLTEKIEAAIEELQPSFPEGVEATILFRQRDFIDRSINNLMEAIRDGAVMVVIILFLFLLNFRTTFITLMAMPLSFAITLLTFKWFGMSVNSMTLGGLAVAIGMVVDDAIVDVENVFRRLKENANLANPLPKLEVIAQASGEVRNSILYATVLIVLVFVPLLGLAGVEGRLFAPIAIATIVSMIASFVVSLTAIPVLCSLLLRERPKGPAHHADGALVRGMKKLLSATLLRVSLRHPTIVIALVAILFAFALTLYPKMSKDFLPAFHEETVIVTTAAAPGTSLAEMEHLAKAVENQIRQVPEVNHIGRRIGRAERSDHVVPISNAEFDIDFKKDVSDRSTKEVLEDIRKRIKTVPGTFSILSGPLSHRISHLLSGVTAPVAVKVFGQDMTAITEIGTKIQAIAKTIPGLEDAKLDQQAPIPQLRIELDRERALAHGVTPGELNSELSMLLGGASISQLRENQRTIDLAIRLPLEWRNDPEKIRELPVHTKTGRNIPLKLVADVREASGPSSVMRENTQRRYIVSITPTQRNAGELVRQLQEKVAAEIKLPEGTFISYEGEFQAEKAASERIAVLFTVILVVIVMLLWSYFKSLMLAIQVLLNLPLALMGSLWLTWILVGNISIATLVGFIAVGGVAARNGIMMISHYLHLMKHEGEGFTDRMIQRGTLERFVPVTMTALSAGIALIPFVISMGEPGKEILSPVAICIVGGLITSTFLDFAVTPAVFRLFGKKAAERALALHAPATH
- a CDS encoding ABC transporter ATP-binding protein; the encoded protein is MKEIMIECRALSKSYRKGTTIVTPLEKLDLEVARGEFLALMGPSGSGKTTLLNLLSGIDSPTEGSLVIGGREIAKLNRRELTKWRANHVGYIFQLYHLVPVLSAFENVELPLLLAPMSKKERRERVESALTLVGLADRMHHTPSELSGGQEQRVAIARALVANPELLVADEPTGDLDRESATRILDLLRQLSRDHGKTIVMVTHDPKAAEAADRTLHLEKGQLILS
- a CDS encoding YbjN domain-containing protein codes for the protein MRPPSRQILSVEEAFGQQGWHCEAVEGKDVLRAVFTAHHTRIEMIVQAYPPMNALAIMGEMPLPLDEEHQPYLLELLARANKTLNLGGFEYDLDRQRLVFRITNLFDKERYDADIVSSMVHCTVAEMDRIAPYASTVIRTPEDLLDDLDLKRLLQREDFIPPVPGDEDDLP
- a CDS encoding efflux RND transporter periplasmic adaptor subunit, with the protein product MKFSVYCMLGALCLPYSALKAAGPGAGTVLLTEEGVKNLGIETVTVEESTFEESAFALGRVEVIPGRTGAVSSRISGRLVELNVNPGDTVSEGQVIAKVESRQPGDPPPVIPLSSPIKGLVMHSDARLGDPVEPDKALLEITDLSEVYAVSRVPEYQAGSIKPGAKAKIKVAALGEREFEGELLRFGTAADQESGTIDAYFKLPNADGILRPGMRAEFTILSGIRENVLSVPKDALQGNPANRHVYVKHVTLANAFDRVNVQVGEASGDRVEIVDGLYPGDEVVTRGSYSLGFAGGGGGISLKEAMDAAHGHTHNEDGSEMTPEQAAAAKAKAEGGGEAGHDHGSEGSVSSRELLFMISTGVLAVLLVITSITKRKGPDGTTEQA